The sequence below is a genomic window from Punica granatum isolate Tunisia-2019 unplaced genomic scaffold, ASM765513v2 Contig00027, whole genome shotgun sequence.
gcccctctggaaccggtggaccgaaattgggtgctgacaatgaTGATGAAGTCAGTGAAGGTGTTGGTGATGGTGACGGGAAGGGGAGGGAGTAGCCATAGCTGTATGTCTGTAGGTTGTGGAGGAGAGAATCGCCAAATCAGATTACATTTGCCCCGTCACTGCAGTTACCCTGTCACGTCAATAAAATTGACAGACTTGTGGACGGATGTTAGATTTGGTTTAACGTCAGCAAGTTGCTGCTAGATTTGGGAAAACAAAAAGTCGATGCTAGATTTGAGAGTTTAGTGaaagttcatgattttttacgtgattaacccaaaaaaatatgagttaCTAACAAGTTGTTGGTAAAGTAGTAAATAGCACATCAACCCTCGTAAGGAAGATAATAtaagttcaaattttgaaaaatacatTTGCGAGAATAAtgttttttacaatttttctcacaaaaaaaaagagtaaattttCGTAccaaagtaaaagaaaaggaacacATACATGGTGTTTAAACTGATAGAGTTGACCTAGATCACGTTtcattttaagttttttttttttgggtgaacacCTTAAGTTATTTTCTCTAGGGAAACtgttatatgaaatataacatgaaattCACATGGATATGAATCATGCTATAATATGATATGCTTTGTCCTTGCATTTTATGTTGCTCAAAGAAAAACATATTGCATTTGTTAAGGATCTGAGTCTCATATCGGAATAATAAGGAGAAAAATTGGATTTAAGATAATTGGATCTACCATCCTATAATcttaaacttttgggttgGACATGGTCTCAATCCCTTATAGGTTTAGTGGCTTTCAAGAGCATTCATGAGCTCAAATCATGCCATATTTCTCCAAATTCAATTTATGAGCTTAatcatgagaaaattttaaaagatccTACCTCATAATGATGTGGTGAGGAAGAACCGATAAACTTgtttaaattaagaaaacttacaacaattaatcgagtgattagcacttattatttagtttattacaattttattagtACTTTCTCACACCACATGGCGAGGTCGGATCACCGACTAATCTCTCCATTTGGGGTATTGGTGGCCTAATTGTGTATGTTTCAACAAGACATTGTAGGAAATTAAACGAGcgaaataattattataatgagCAAACTTGGTATGGATGGAAGCTATTACATCATAGCACTTGGTGATTTATCTCAATTTAAACGAAAACATGCCCTGCACAATTAATCCTTTTACTATTTGTTTACACCCGTTTTTAATACCTAACAGCCTTTTACAAGCCCGTGTCGGATGTGATGCTCAAAGGGGATTAATCGATTGAATTTGGGTTCAATTAAGGCTTGTGGCTCGACATTTTCACTATGGACACACCAAGAGGTCCATGCATAGAAATGGCTCAGGATTGAGGACTCGAGGACTTGATTCAAAGAGTCATGGCATTGCGCAACTTGGACAGCCGTTAGATGAGTTGGGGGTTCGAGGAAAAGTCGTGAAAGGTTTCAGCTGGGCTGGTCCAATCATTTAGCTGAAGGGCTGGCTGTTAGCTCACATCGTGGAGGGGATCTTGGTTCTTTCCAAAACAACAGTATTGCATGAATCTTGACATGCACGAGTATAAGTACGTTACTCTACATGGCAACGGAGATTGTTGCCTTGGCTCACGCATTAGAGATGGAGGGTTGCGCGACATATACGATCATTAGCTAAGTAAGTGAATTAGTTCGATCTTTTTCCTTACTGAGGTTAATGAGTTCATGTAAAGCAGGTGAGGTACGAATGGTGCCTTGATCCGTCGTTTGGGGATGTTTCCTTGGACAGAGGTTCGCTTATATGGAGGTTGCTGGAATGTTTAGCAAGTGTATCATCTCAACTTGGCAATTTCCTTATGTTTAGCTTGATGGATATTCATATTTCCTAGTTTAGCTAGCTTCTAGGATAGtacattttatttctttttattttttatttccctGTAATAAAGCCGAATTTTTGCTCGATTAGGGTTCCGCGGTCCATCCTATAAAAGTTAGAAGGTGCCATCATTGTAAACTTTCTGGACAACGCAAACACAAACTGGCTCTACGCCGACATAGTTACTTTTTCTTTACAATTTTTGTCATTTCAATTCCACATTGTTATTCAATATCTCAATACCTGCTTTGCACCATTCAATATCTCTTTGCGCACACCATGCTCTTCCGATATCTACCTTCCCACACATGCATATTCTCGTAGCGCACCTTTCATCTTACATCCAGAGCTCTCGGTTCCATCCTCTCCACCGTTTCTCGCTTCCGGGCAAGGATAAGGTAATCTCTTCACTTCGGCTTCGAGTTACTTGCATCCGGTGCAAGTTAAACTAGGTAATaagaattttttctttttgatatgatttttcgtttttttttccttttcttggaGGGGTGCTGGAGTATGACAAACTCATAATTGGAGTTTAATCAgttaattagattttttttattaatataatattaaatgtcTTTATTCGGAATTCAAAGAATTGTGTGTGTTAATGGCGGGACAATCAAAAGGATGGTCAATCATGAGCCCCggatatgaaaaaaatacataGGTGGAAGCATTTAAgtaaatgaatggaaaactcCTGCGAACTTTTTTCGGTGTGGACCGAGTATCCAGAAATCCAATTGGACCCTTACTAATTTAGTCAAGCCGGCTCGTCTCATTAAGGAGTAGAGCTCTTACatcatgaattttctacattcataAGGACTCAAACttgagaccttacttaaacgGAACAAGTTGCGAATCGCTTGAATCAACCCATATTAGTTAGAATTAATTTATCTAGGCTAGACTTAGATCGCTGCAATACTTTGAACCAATCCGGACCTACTTGCAGTGGCATCATGAGGGAACCCATGTTACTATCTGTAAAAGTATGCCAGTTGAACTACATGATCATAGCCCAGCTTGGCATGTCCAATTAGTTCAACCTGAACTGAGCCGttccaaattttattttgcccTAATTACATGTATGTAACTGAACCTACTTAGCTTGGAAACCTTACCAAACCGAACCAAACTTTAGGTTTGGTTGAAACAAAAAGTTTTCAAAACATTTCAAAGTATGTCCTTCAGTGTTCACATAATTAAAGTTCACTCTTTCTCCAATGATATCAAAAACTACAAGTCAATGTGGCGAGCAACGATGTACACCTCAACATGCGCTTCTTCGAAATGACAGACTTGAAGAgcaatttttttcccaatgTATAAAGGGATATAGGCAATTGGGCTCATGTTcaatctaaaattttatattaataggTGGTGGTATCCAACCCTTTATAAATTCAAAGGTTTCTTCTTATTTGTCTAGCGGAGGATCACCTAGAATCCTTAATTCCCGTCCTCATACACAACGGGGATGCCAATATGAAATTCTCTCTCTGACACGTTTCATTTAACATTGGCTGAGGAAGAAACGTTGGAAAGAGCGGGAAGAGAGTGTGgcgcaaataaaaaaaaagggatgtATGAGAGAGGAGGGAAAGAGCCGTGACTAGGTAATTATCATTaggaatttataatttattaaagtaTATATTGCGTGGGCGATTTCAAAATGTAAAAATGAGACGAAATGGACCTAAGGCCTTTAAATAGTAGGGAAGAGATATTggccaaattatatatatggtgaATTGTACTGAGCCATGTCGAtcacatttactatttttttttaatatacatTAACTGAGTTGTTATTAACAAAATGTAGAACGTTGCAGATTAcataaaaatgcatgaatgAGATGGTACTGTTATACCTTTCAAGTGTAATAATGTTCATCATCAGCCAGAATTTAatgaatgaaatattttaatatgacCATACATGTTACATCAATATGTTTGTGGAAACTAGTAGGGTTAATCGCTTTGCTTGTGATTGAATATTCTTCTCAATGCAAATCAGTTAGGATTTGTTCTCAAGGTGGTGCTGGTGGAAATGGTAGTGGTGTTGTTCTCCTGCAGGGCCACCCGGAGCTCCTCCCCCGGCTTCCGCATTGGTACCGAAACCCTCGGAGGTCTCAGTAATATCCAAATCTTTATTATGGCTCCCTTTGCTAACCTTCTCATCCTTCTTAACCTCTTCGGAAATGTGGACATCATCCTCGATTGATAGTACGACCGCTTCGGTCCCATGCAGCCCTTTCacaattttctcttttaccTTGCGGTGCTCGTCGAAGTGAATGACCTCGGTTTCTTTCCGCGTCTTCTTCTTCCGCTTCTTGAGGAAGCAGAACAAGGCTGCCGCAAGGAATGCACCGAAGAGGAGGCCCCCGCATGAGATGACCACGACGATTATGACCGTGTGGTGGGGGTGGTCTGGGGCAGGCGGTGGTGGCAATGGGTGCGGTGGTGGGTGGATGTGTGGTGGCGGGGGATCAAACGGGTGGGTATGGGGAGTTGGTGGAGGGAGGACGTGGGGTGGTGGCGGGGCCACAGGATGGGGGACTggtggtggtggagggagAACATGAGGCCACGGGGGAGGGAACTTATCCGGCTGCGGTGGAGGTGGGTGAGTGGCGGCTGCTGGTGGCTGTTGGAAGTATGGGAAGCTGAAGGTGATGCCTTGAGGAGATGCCATACTTCTTTAGCTCAATTGATTGGTCGTGTTTCCTGAGTTTGAAGAATGTGAGAATCCATGTCTCTATTTATATCGTTCATTAcatcaaatataaaatcttCCTGTATTTCTTTTATAGATGGT
It includes:
- the LOC116189845 gene encoding proline-rich receptor-like protein kinase PERK1 — its product is MASPQGITFSFPYFQQPPAAATHPPPPQPDKFPPPWPHVLPPPPPVPHPVAPPPPHVLPPPTPHTHPFDPPPPHIHPPPHPLPPPPAPDHPHHTVIIVVVISCGGLLFGAFLAAALFCFLKKRKKKTRKETEVIHFDEHRKVKEKIVKGLHGTEAVVLSIEDDVHISEEVKKDEKVSKGSHNKDLDITETSEGFGTNAEAGGGAPGGPAGEQHHYHFHQHHLENKS